The genomic interval TGAAGGTATTACGGACTGACCTCCGAAAATCCTAAGTTAAAGGTCTAACTCCTAGGACAACAGACtgactgtatttagagacagagcGTTTAAACagataattaagattaaatgagatcataagggTGGACTCTAATCCAGTACGACTGGTGTCcctttaagaaaaggaagagatacCAGTGGGCTCAGCACACAGGGAAAAGGtcatatgaggacacagagagaaggcggccatctgcaagccaagaagagaggtctcaggagaaaccaaccctgtggCACCACGATCTTGGACTTCgtgtctccagaactgtgagaaaataaatttttgttgtttaagtcacccagtatatggcattttgttatggcagctctagcaGAGTAATAGAGGGTCAAACACTTTTTGTACCTTGGCTCAGTATAAGTCAGCAGGAGGTCACCTGCTGCTTCTAGGCATTCCAGGAGGGAAAGTCCCTTGAAATATTCTGCTCCTCCAGAATCATGGGCTCCTGTCCATTAAATATCTGTATCTGTAGGTGGCTTCAGTCAGAATGCATGGCTTTTATAGAAATGACCAGGAAAAAAACTCTACTGAGAACTTCTTTTTGTCAACATCTGATCTCAACTAGCGAGTAAGGTACCAAAAGGTTTTGAAATGACATGAGGGCATGAAAATTGCTGGAACCCTCAGGTGACCATTGTCGCTTTCTTCTGGGATCTATACACCTACAACAATACCTATTATTTCCAGAGAGGAATCAGGGAATTGGGGAGACAGTTGTCACTAAAGCAAAGAAGCAGACAGGAAATGGgagagttatttttctttctgaacaaATCCCTTGCCTATAAAATAAGAGGTTTAGATGACATAGTCTTTGATGTTTCTTCCCTGTGctttaaagggaaataaaaactaaCATGTGTTCCTAAGCACCTGATATTATATCATCTTACACAGTCTTCAAAACAACCTTGCAAATACCCATTTTGCTGATAAGGGAACTAAGTAAGATACagagagaggccgggcgtggtggctcatgcctgtaatcccagcactttgggaggctgaggcaagatgatcacttgaggtcacgagttcgagaccagcctagccaacatggtgaaaccctgtctctaccaaaaaatacaaaaattagcctggtgtgtgtggtggtgcatgcctgtaatctcagttactcaggaggctgaggcatgagaattgcttgagcccaggaggcagagattgccgtgagcggagatcacgccagggcattccagcctgggtgacagagcaagactccgtctcaaaaaacaaacaaacaaaaaaaacaacacagagagaaaataatttgcatGGGTCACACAGCCAATCAGTGTAATGAtcagatttgaacccaagcaagATGATTCCAGATCCTGCAGTCAACAGGTGTGTTCTGCTTCTTATCAGGTAAAGTAGGTCTCTCAGAACGTCCTGACACACAGAACACGCAAAATGAAGAGTGGCCCAAGATCTGGAAATGATGCAGGGTTTGTGGCACTGGAATCGATCCAAAATCAATGTTTAAACAACAGTTACCTTCACCCCCAAATTGCCTCATTGTCTGACTGCTGAATTTCAATCAGGGCTATGGAGAATGCTGCTTTATGGTTTACTATACAGTTTAAAAGTCACCATGCCAGTACTGATGGCCCAAAAaccacacagagagagagagagaacttaaaGAGTAAGCATTTGGAGTGTAGAAAACAGCTTAGTTGCATTTCTAGAGCACCAACCCCAGAAAACCCAGAGGCTTCAGAATTCGATGAGATTTTTGCAAAATGTGTTTTCACTACAAAAATGAATTAGATGCCCTGAAGAGTTTCCTCTGTTCTTTGCTTGGCCGAACACTTGCTGCAAGCTTCCCTGAGGGGTTTACCCAATGTTGAGTCTGTAGGAGGAAAAACCAGGGCCCTGggcttatttttaaagaaaaaaaaaaaaaagtaaaaggttaaaaaataaccCCTCTCTTCATCCATCCTTAGAATTACACTTTCCAGTGAAGTCTAGTTCCCTTTCCTGGTAGATATAatcctaattaaaaataaattacatgctGTATAGAACTTGAAATGGACAAGATAATCCTATTACATATGAGAATATATCCTGATTTTCTTTCCCTCTAAATTGTGGGAGATATCAGATCAGCCTGAGCCCCCCATTGTCGTCTCTTTGAAAACTTTCCTAGAGCCCTAATCCGTCACGTGACGCCCGTGTCAATCTCGGTGTTTGCACGCGAGTTTCACAATGCCGGCATTAGGCTCGGTAGCAGAAACCCAGCTTTGCGAAGCCTGCAACATTTGCATTCCGAGAAAACGCCGGCCATTGTGGAGCTGTGTTTGTTCTCAAGATTGCGAGACAGTTGCCGGTGAAGTTGCTAAAACCGAGAGAAAGGGGCTCCTTTGAGCCTGCCCAGACCTTTTGGTATGATAACAAGGCGATTCGGGCGGCTTTTGTGAGGCCTGATCGGCGCCGGGGCAGGCGaactcccctccctttcccctacTTCTCTCCCCCGCCACCTCCCCGGACATATTTTCCTTCCCGGGGAGTTGCTGCGGACGTTGATGCGCTATTTTAAATCGTATTTCCATAATCGAGCCGCTGCCTGCGGCCGGCCCGGAGCTCACGGTGCTCGCGTGCCTTCACACCTCCACTGCAGGCACGGAAAGACCTGTGCACACCGGTGGTGGTTGGAGACTCGCGACTCCCTTCCCGGCTCCCCGGCTCCCCGGCTCCCGGCTCTCAGCCTCTCGACGCCGCCGCCGTCGTGGCTACTTCCGAGCGACGAGGACCTGGCCGCGGAAAAAATGCTTTGGACCTGCTACCAGCTACCCTACACCCCTCCTCTCGCCTCCTGGCTTTCGCCTGCCTCTgctcccctttccttttcccacTTTCAAGCACGCCTTGGTTTATTTCAGCCTTGACAATGAGCATGCTGACGCGGAAGCGCTTTGAGTAGAAATTGCAAGTAGTTCCGAATCTCTGGCCAAGCAAAAAACCCAAACATAGCGCGTGGCGGGGGTCCCGAGTCCAGCCCAGAACTGCGGGGTGCAGGGGGCGCCGGGGGCGCTGGCGTGAGCTCCGGGTCCCAGCCACTCGCGGCCGGGCTGTGCTCGTGGGAATCGCTGAAATCCCTTCCTCTGGGACTCCAGCCCCATTGCCTACCACTTTCCCCACCTTCCGAGTCCTCCGCCCAGCAGCAGCCGCGCCACCCTGGCCTGACCTTCCCTAGTTACGCCAGCGGAAGCGCCGAGGCCGCTGTCCACCAGCCAAGTTCTGAACCTGTTGCCGTCTGGGTCTCCGGGGGAAGAGGGGTGAGGAAAGATGACGTTAGCCTATGGGCGCTAAAGGTCACCAGCCAGCCCCAGGCTGCGGTGGGAGTGTTGCGGGGCTcggaaggaaaatggaaaattccTTCGGCTGCTTGTGTTCCCCAAGGAATATCTCTTGGACGGGGACAGGGAGAGGGCAAGACACTAAATCGCACTTGGGAGGTGGAAGAAAGCGGAAGAAAGGGCTGCGGTTTGGGTTCCTGTAGGGGGCGCtcctccttgcacttcccagcgCGGCTGCAGATGCCTGGCCTTATTGCTTTTAGCATTCCCAAGGCTACAAGGTGGAAGAGGTGGAGAAGGGAACCCAGAGACACACCGCTCTGAGGAAGCCTCCAGTCACTCACCATCCCCTTCCCCAGTCTCTTAACAGCTTTTATTTATGGATGGCTtaacagcttttatttatttatgcgaGGCGGCGCAGCTTCTGTAAGGGATGGCTGGGGCTGCATGTTCTGCTGACAGTTCCAAGCACCTCTCTCGTCCCCACCACCCAGCTCCCGGCTTGGTCTCCCTACTCCAGGGAAACTCCTGACACTCTTCTGAAAAGACCCCCAAAACGCACTCCCTCGACtttgagggaaaggaaaataTGGATAGGACGCTGACAGCAGGACCAAAATTCGGGATTCTGAAGAATGTTTACTGAATGCAATCTGCTTACCAAACCTATCGCCTAAAAAGCTAAATTTCTTCCAGTGTGTGACTTCTGTTTACCTTTCCTCCTTCGTGTGTATTTGCATAGCCTGCTCAATAAAGCCCTTCAGTAAGCATCATTAAGAATCCATCTTATTCCAGATccgagctccacctccctggccttcagggaggggaaggggctaTCTGTGGGGCAGCGCAGCCGCTGGCCAGCCTCAGGATTCGCCCAGCCCAGATTTTGGCAGTGCCGAAGCTCCACACTTTCCTAGGCAGATGGTTAAGTTCCCCCCACGTTCCTGCCAGGCTTCAATGTCACGCTGTGATTTTGTTCTTCTGGAACCGGACGAGTGTTGCTTCCCAGAGTGGCACTattagaacagaaagaaaatcctCTAAATAGGCGGAACAAGGCATCAGGAGGAAAAACTTCTCTAAATGCACTTTAATAGGAGCCGGGTATTGTGTGGAATTCAGCGCCCATCACCGTTTAGCCGGAGAGTTATGGCAGTGATTGGGGATGAATAGAGGAACATAATGGATACATGTGGCGTTTGCTCATTATATTCAAGTTAGCCCAACTCCGTTGTGGAAACTGTTCAACTTTCTCTCCCCTTAGCTTGTCACAGTGAAATAATACAGACATTGGGGCCTCCAATGGGATCGCCTGCCACACCATTCTATTTCCACAGCTAACGAGGGCTTCATAAGCCTTTGATACAGTCTGATCTTTGAAACCTTTCCAAATCTCCTCAAGCTTATGCTAAATCCTATttggaacttttttttccttgcctgCTAGCGCCCAAGGCTTAAGAAAGCCATTTGGACAGTGACATGCATACTAACACATCGCGGGGCTCTTTTCTGAAAGGGAAGTGACAGCTCTGATCACCGGGGCTCACATGAGCAAAACACAATTGCGTACACAAATTTGAATAAAATCGATTTTCCCTTATCCTTCAGGCTTCTTAATCGAGAGGCTATTCCAGGCACTGTAGGAAGCTAGGAGAGAAGGaaagcagagtctcactcagcAGAGCAAGTCTGTGGGTAAGGGGCTGCAAGGATTTGGAAGCCTCAGAGGTGCAAAATGCAGAGTGTGTGTgttggcaggggctgggggaagggggatTCTGGAGTCGCTGGGGTGAAATCCCAGCGTGTTCGCACTTAGTTCTAGCCGCAGCACGGAGGGAGACAGGCGACAATTAACAAAATCATCCGCTTCTTTTACTCCTGGAGCCCTGTGCCAACTCCTCTACATGCAGGGTGCTgacaagaaaagggagagaaagcaaaaggagttaaacaaaagaaagattccctaattttcctttcttgttttcccCTCTAAGCCTTTCCACATTAAAGGGATTGTCAGAGGCAGGCGGAGGAGCGACGCGAGGGGGAGGCGGCCATTGGCTGCCCGGCTCGGCTGATTAGCATATCGGCGGCTATAAAGGCAAGGGCGTCGCGAGGCGGCGCAGCTTCTGTAAGGGAGGGAAAGGCGCAGGGTGAGGGCGGGTCCGCGCGTCCTCAGAGCCCGCTGGAGGCGCGGAGCTGCTACCAGCAGACTTCTCCCGCACAGGGCTCGCAAAGAGCGTGATTCCGAGAGCCTGAGACTCACGCCCGACCTGGAAACCAGAGAAGACTCTCTTCCTTAGCCTTTCGGATCGCACTTAAGGCTGGAGGCATGAGTCTTATGAGGCGTTGGGGCAGCCCCTGCCTTTTCCCCTTGCAGCTCTTCAGCCTCTGCTGGGTGCTCTCACTGGCCCAGAGCAAAACAGTCAGATACAGCACCTTCGAGGAGGATGCCCCCGGCACGGTCATCGGGACTCTGGCAGAGGACCTGCATATGAAAGTATCGGGTGACACAAGCTTCCGCCTGATGAAGCAATTCAACAGCTCTCTGCTCCGGGTGCGCGAAGGCGACGGGCAGCTGACCGTCGGGGACGTCGGCCTGGACCGCGAGCGGCTGTGTGGCCAGGCCCCGCAGTGCGTGCTGGCCTTCGATGTGGTCAGCTTCTCGCAGGAGCAGTTCCGGCTAGTGCacgtggaggtggaggtgagggaCGTCAACGACCACGCACCGCGCTTCCCCCGGGCCCAGATCCCGGTGGAGGTGTCCGAGGGTGCGGCCGTGGGCACGCGCATCCCCTTGGAGGTGCCGGTGGACGAGGACGTGGGCGCCAACGGGCTGCAGAGCGTGCGACTGGCCGAGCCGCACACCCCCTTTCGGGTGGAGCTGCAGACGCGAGCGGACGGCGCTCAGTGCGCGGACCTGGTGCTGCTGCAGGAGCTGGACCGCGAGAGCCAGGCCGCCTACAGCCTGGAGCTGGTGGCCCAGGACGGCGGCCGCCCGCCGCGCTCCGCCACAGCTGCCCTCAGCGTGCGCGTCCTGGATGCCAATGACCACAGCCCGGCCTTCCCGCAGGGCGCCGTGGCCGAAGTGGAACTGGCGGAAGACGCGCCCGTGGGCTCCCTGCTTCTTGACCTAGACGCGGCCGACCCCGACGAGGGCCCTAACGGCGACGTGGTGTTCGCTTTTGGCGCTCGCACCCCGCCGGAGGCGCGCCGCCTCTTTCGGCTTGACCCGCGAACGGGCCGCCTCACCCTGGCCGGGCCCGTGGACTACGAGCGTCAGGACACCTACGAGCTGGACGTGCGGGCGCAGGACCGCGGACCCGGGCCCCGCGCTGCCACCTGCAAGGTCATCGTGCGCATCCGCGACGTCAATGACAACGCACCCGACATCGCCATCACCCCGCTGGCCGCCCCAGGCGCGCCGGCCGCCTCGCCCttcgccgctgccgccgccgccgctgcgcTCGGGGGAGCGGACGCTAGCTCGCCGGCGGGAACCGGGACGTCCGAGGCTGGCGCCACTTCGCTGGTGCCAGAGGGGGCGGCGCGCGAGAGCCTGGTGGCCCTGGTCAGCACCTCGGACAGGGACTCGGGCGCCAACGGGCAGGTGCGCTGCGCCCTCTATGGGCACGAGCACTTCCGGCTTCAGCCAGCCTACGCGGGCAGCTACCTGGTGGTGACCGCGGCGTCGCTGGACCGCGAGCGCATCGCCGAGTACAACTTGACGCTGGTGGCCGAGGATCGCGGCGCGCCCCCTCTGCGCACCGTGCGACCCTACACGGTGCGCGTGGGCGACGAGAACGACAACGCGCCGCTCTTCACGCGGCCGGTCTATGAGGTGTCAGTGCGCGAGAACAACCCGCCCGGCGCCTACCTGGCCACAGTGGCCGCCCGGGACCGGGACCTAGGCCGCAACGGCCAGGTCACCTACCGGCTGCTGGAGGCCGAAGTGGGCCGCGCCGGGGGTGCCGTGTCCACTTACGTCTCGGTGGACCCAGCTACCGGAGCCATCTACGCGCTGCGCAGCTTTGACTATGAGACGCTGCGCCAACTCGACGTTCGCATCCAAGCTAGCGACGGCGGCTCCCCTCAGCTTTCCAGCAGCGCCCTAGTGCAAGTGCGCGTGCTGGACCAGAACGACCATGCACCGGTCCTGGTGCACCCGGCGCCAGCCAATGGCTCCCTAGAAGTGGCGGTGCCTGGGCGCACCGCAAAGGACACGGCAGTGGCCCGTGTGCAGGCCCGGGATGCAGACGAAGGGGCCAACGGGGAGCTGGCGTTCGAGCTGCAGCAGCAGGAGCCGCGCGAAGCCTTCGCCATCGGCCGCCGCACGGGGGAGATAGTGCTCACAAGCGACCTCTCGCAGGAGCCACCCGGCCGCGTGTTCAGGGCACTCCTGGTCATATCCGACGGCGGCCGTCCCCCACTCACCACCACCGCAACTGTCAGCTTCGTGGTAACAGCAGGGGGCGGGCGTGGGCCGGCTGCGCCTGCCAGCGCGGGAAGCCCGGAGCGTTCCCGCCCGCCTGGCTCTCGGCTCGGGGCGTCCGGGTCAGCGCTGCAATGGGACACACCGCTGATCGTCATCATCGTGCTGGCCGGGAGCTGCACGCTGCTGCTGGCCGCCATCATCGCCATCGCCACCACTTGCAACCGCCGCAAGAAGGAGGTGCGCAAAGGGGGGGCCCTCCGGGAAGAGCGGCCCGGGGCGGCGGGCGGCGGAGCCTCGGCTCCCGGCTCCCCGGAGGAGGCCGCCCGGGGAGCCGGGCCCAGGCCCAACATGTTCGACGTGCTCACCTTCCCTGGCACCGGCAAAGCGCCCTTTGGCAGCCCCGCGGCGGACGCGCCTCCGCCTGCGGTCGCCGCGGCCGAAGTGCCGGGCTCAGAGGGCGGCAGCGCCACTGGGGAAAGCGCCTGTCACTTGGAGGGGCAGCAGCGGCTCCGCGGCGCGCACGCCGAGGTGAGGCCTTCCTTCGACTGGGCGCCCCCCTCCGTGCTCCGCGGacaggctgggggaagggagactGGAGGGGTAGGGTGGGCGCATGCAGGTAGACGCTTAACCTGTCgcacctgttttttgtttgtttcttgtccaaccctccccccacccccattccccTATTCCCTGCTGCAGCCCTACAGTGCCTCCCCGGGTTTTGGAAAGGAGCCGGCTCCCCCTGTGGCGGTGTGGAAAGGACACTCATTCAACACCATCTCCGGTAGAGAAGCAGAGAAGTTCAGCGGCAAAGACAGCGGTAAAGGGGACAGTGATTTCAACGACAGCGATTCCGACATCAGCGGGGACGCTCTGAAAAAGGATCTCATCAACCACATGCAGAGTGGTGAGGACTCTTATTTCCCGCCAAATTCGacattcctcccttccctccccttcaccACCGCTTGCCTCCTGTCAATCTCGGTTCCCAGcccccttctctcttccccactTTTTCTCACTCCTCCAGTTGCGGATCCTGGCCTGCCTCACACAGTGAATTTCAAAATGCCGAGTGGAGGCAACTCCAGCTCTTGAATAAAGCACACCCTCATCCTGTAAGGCAGCAGCACGGGTGATGCTAGCCATTAAAAAGGGGGTTCTgcttatcaattttgttttcacttcCAGCTGAAGAAGCTGGACCAGCTTTGCATTAAGATGGCTTTACAGGAAGCAATGTGCCTTCGATTCTTGAGACACAGTGTATATCTTTATGTGCACAGCCTTTCCTTTCAGCTGCCCTGACCCAGGCTGACATTCTGAAGATGGAAGCCTGGGTATGTATAATCTCAGGAATAATCGTCATGctgtttccttttcccttttgcgTTAGGACTGTGGGCGTGCACCGCTGAGTGTAAGATCCTGGGCCACTCTGACCGCTGCTGGAGCCCATCCTGCAGCGGGCCTAACACACATCCCTTGCCTCACCCACCAGCCCAGATGTCAACCTTCTGTAAGAGCACATCCCTGCCTCGGGATCCTCTACGCAGGGACAATTACTACCAGGCCCAGCTGCCCAAGACAGTGGGGCTGCAGAGCGTCTATGAGAAAGTACTGCACAGAGACTATGACAGGACAGTCACTCTGCTCTCCCCTCCCCGTCCAGGGAGGCTCCCAGACCTGCAGGAGATTGGGGTACCCCTCTACCAGTCCCCTCCTGGCAGGTACCTGTCCCCGAAGAAGGGAGCCAATGAAAATGTGTAATCCCATGCTGCATGTCTTCACACCTATACAGGTCACTCCGAGAAGCCCCTAAGTTATTGACCGGTTTCAGtgttgtatatataaatatgcaagaTGTGCCTTAAAATGAAGTCGTTGGAAGCTATTTCCAATCACATTGGTACTGTTTGGTatttgcaaacaaaaatgtagttaatgtaatttttatgaaatgtgtgcagtatttaattttttttatcatgctATTGACTTTAATTTCACTTGCGGCTTGCcattttcttagtgtttttaACCTGTA from Rhinopithecus roxellana isolate Shanxi Qingling chromosome 18, ASM756505v1, whole genome shotgun sequence carries:
- the PCDH8 gene encoding protocadherin-8 isoform X1 — protein: MSLMRRWGSPCLFPLQLFSLCWVLSLAQSKTVRYSTFEEDAPGTVIGTLAEDLHMKVSGDTSFRLMKQFNSSLLRVREGDGQLTVGDVGLDRERLCGQAPQCVLAFDVVSFSQEQFRLVHVEVEVRDVNDHAPRFPRAQIPVEVSEGAAVGTRIPLEVPVDEDVGANGLQSVRLAEPHTPFRVELQTRADGAQCADLVLLQELDRESQAAYSLELVAQDGGRPPRSATAALSVRVLDANDHSPAFPQGAVAEVELAEDAPVGSLLLDLDAADPDEGPNGDVVFAFGARTPPEARRLFRLDPRTGRLTLAGPVDYERQDTYELDVRAQDRGPGPRAATCKVIVRIRDVNDNAPDIAITPLAAPGAPAASPFAAAAAAAALGGADASSPAGTGTSEAGATSLVPEGAARESLVALVSTSDRDSGANGQVRCALYGHEHFRLQPAYAGSYLVVTAASLDRERIAEYNLTLVAEDRGAPPLRTVRPYTVRVGDENDNAPLFTRPVYEVSVRENNPPGAYLATVAARDRDLGRNGQVTYRLLEAEVGRAGGAVSTYVSVDPATGAIYALRSFDYETLRQLDVRIQASDGGSPQLSSSALVQVRVLDQNDHAPVLVHPAPANGSLEVAVPGRTAKDTAVARVQARDADEGANGELAFELQQQEPREAFAIGRRTGEIVLTSDLSQEPPGRVFRALLVISDGGRPPLTTTATVSFVVTAGGGRGPAAPASAGSPERSRPPGSRLGASGSALQWDTPLIVIIVLAGSCTLLLAAIIAIATTCNRRKKEVRKGGALREERPGAAGGGASAPGSPEEAARGAGPRPNMFDVLTFPGTGKAPFGSPAADAPPPAVAAAEVPGSEGGSATGESACHLEGQQRLRGAHAEPYSASPGFGKEPAPPVAVWKGHSFNTISGREAEKFSGKDSGKGDSDFNDSDSDISGDALKKDLINHMQSGLWACTAECKILGHSDRCWSPSCSGPNTHPLPHPPAQMSTFCKSTSLPRDPLRRDNYYQAQLPKTVGLQSVYEKVLHRDYDRTVTLLSPPRPGRLPDLQEIGVPLYQSPPGRYLSPKKGANENV
- the PCDH8 gene encoding protocadherin-8 isoform X2, with the translated sequence MSLMRRWGSPCLFPLQLFSLCWVLSLAQSKTVRYSTFEEDAPGTVIGTLAEDLHMKVSGDTSFRLMKQFNSSLLRVREGDGQLTVGDVGLDRERLCGQAPQCVLAFDVVSFSQEQFRLVHVEVEVRDVNDHAPRFPRAQIPVEVSEGAAVGTRIPLEVPVDEDVGANGLQSVRLAEPHTPFRVELQTRADGAQCADLVLLQELDRESQAAYSLELVAQDGGRPPRSATAALSVRVLDANDHSPAFPQGAVAEVELAEDAPVGSLLLDLDAADPDEGPNGDVVFAFGARTPPEARRLFRLDPRTGRLTLAGPVDYERQDTYELDVRAQDRGPGPRAATCKVIVRIRDVNDNAPDIAITPLAAPGAPAASPFAAAAAAAALGGADASSPAGTGTSEAGATSLVPEGAARESLVALVSTSDRDSGANGQVRCALYGHEHFRLQPAYAGSYLVVTAASLDRERIAEYNLTLVAEDRGAPPLRTVRPYTVRVGDENDNAPLFTRPVYEVSVRENNPPGAYLATVAARDRDLGRNGQVTYRLLEAEVGRAGGAVSTYVSVDPATGAIYALRSFDYETLRQLDVRIQASDGGSPQLSSSALVQVRVLDQNDHAPVLVHPAPANGSLEVAVPGRTAKDTAVARVQARDADEGANGELAFELQQQEPREAFAIGRRTGEIVLTSDLSQEPPGRVFRALLVISDGGRPPLTTTATVSFVVTAGGGRGPAAPASAGSPERSRPPGSRLGASGSALQWDTPLIVIIVLAGSCTLLLAAIIAIATTCNRRKKEPYSASPGFGKEPAPPVAVWKGHSFNTISGREAEKFSGKDSGKGDSDFNDSDSDISGDALKKDLINHMQSGLWACTAECKILGHSDRCWSPSCSGPNTHPLPHPPAQMSTFCKSTSLPRDPLRRDNYYQAQLPKTVGLQSVYEKVLHRDYDRTVTLLSPPRPGRLPDLQEIGVPLYQSPPGRYLSPKKGANENV